The Cytobacillus oceanisediminis genomic interval GGCAAAATCGTTCATTGATTTCATTCACTATCATGTAAATCCGCGGCAGTAAAGGCTGGAAAATGCGGACAGGCCATTTCTCCAAAGCCTCTGAAAGAGTTGTATGATTCGTATAGGCAATCGTCCGGACCGTAATGTCCCAGGCTTCCTCCCAGTCCATTCCCTCTTCATCCAGCAGGATTCTCATAAGTTCAGGAATGGCAAGGACCGGATGTGTATCATTAATATGAATGCTCACATATTCATGGAAATCTCTTAAACTATTATGCTGCTTTCGATAGGAACGCACAATGGAACGGATACTGGCCGAAACAAGAAAGTATTGCTGCTTAAGCCTCAGAATCTTCCCCTCATCATGGGTATCATCAGGATATAGAAACTCCGAAACCGATTCGGTTTCCCGTTTATATTTTAAAATATCATGATTTACAGGATATGGAGACGGTTCAGCATTCCAAAGCCTTAGAGTGTTAATCGTATCTGTTTTATAGCCAGCGACAGGCATATCGTAAGGAACAGCCGAAATTGTCTCAGCATTCACATGGCGGAACACAAGCCTGCCGTTGTCCTCTGCCGTTTCGACTTTGCCCCAAAAAGGAACTTCAATTGCCAGGTCTGCTTTTCTTACTTCCCAGACATGGCCGTTCCGCAGCCACTGCTCCGGAAGCTCCACCTGATAGCCATCCACAATTTTCTGCTCAAATAGGCCATGCTTATAGCGAATTCCACAGCCATGGCCTGGAAGATTTAAGGAAGCCAGTGAATCCATAAAGCAAGCTGCCAGACGTCCCAGCCCGCCGTTTCCAAGCCCTGCATCTGCCTCGATTTCTTCAAGGCGGTTCAAGTCAATTCCCAGATCTGCCAGGCCTTCCTGGACAACCTGCTCAATTCCCAGATTTATCAGATTATGATGAAGCAGGCGCCCCAATAAAAACTCGATGGATAAGTAATATACCTGCTTTTCTCGGTCGATGCGGTACCGTTCATTTGTATTAATCCACTCTGTACTCACATGTTCCCTGATCATATTTCCGAGCGTGAAGTAATGATCTCTTTCTGTGCTTTCACCAAAGCTTTTACCGCATGTCATCTCCAGTTTCTTCAGGAATTCCTCTTTGAACTCATCGCGATCAGAAAACATGGCTTTCACTCCTTGAAACAAGGCCTGCATATAGCTGATTGTATTTGAAAGCAGATTGCGCCCAGCTGTTATCCATTCCCATTGCATTTTTCATAATTTGCTCCCATATTTTGCTGTCACCGTAAAAGCTTATTGCTCTTCTAATAGTGTACAGCATATCATGGGCATTAAAATGGCTGAAGGAAAAACCGTTGCCTTCTCCTGTGTCTTCATTATAAGAATGAACAGTATCATTTAATCCGCCTGTTTCCCTGACGATGGGAATTGATCCATATCTCATTGCAATCATCTGCCCTAAACCGCATGGCTCAAATTGTGAAGGCATTAAGAATAAATCGGACCCTGCATAGAACTCATGTGCAAGCCCTTCATCAAACCCAATATATGCTTTGCATTTATCGGGGTAGCCCGCTTCCATCTCCCTGAAAAATTGCTCAAACTCAGGATCCCCAGTCCCCAAAACAAGGACTTGAATATCATCCTGCATAAGCTCATGGAACACACATTTAACCAGGTCTAGGCCCTTTTGTTTTGTCAGCCTCGTAACCATGGCTATCAGAGGAACCTCTTCCTTAACCGGCAGGCTGAATTTTTTCTGAAGATGCATCTTATTCTCTTTTTTAATCTGAAGCTTTTCAACGGCATAGTTCTCTTTTATAAATGGATCCTTCTCAGGATTATAAAACTCATCATCAATCCCATTTAAGATGCCTTCCAGATCATAAGCTCTGCGCTTCAGCAAATCATGCAGTTTCTCTCCGTAATATTTCGTTTGAATTTCATCTTTATAGGTAGGGCTGACTGTTGTAATCTTATCAGCAGCGACAAGTCCGCCTTTCATAAAATTGATATTTCCGAAGAATTCAAGCTTATCTGGATGAAAGTGGCTATAGTCAAGCCCTAATAGATCCCCTAAAGCACTCCCCGGCATGATTCCCTGAAACTGAAGATTATGAATGGTAAAGACTGTCCGAATGAACTCATACCCCTTTTTCGCACGATACTCAACCCTCAGCAGAAAAGGAATCATCCCGGTATGCCAATCATGGCTGTGAATGACATCTGGATAGTAATCAATATGCTGAAGAGCATCCAGCACGGCCCGGTTAAAATAGGCAAACCTCTCTCCATCATCATAATACCCATATAATTTTTCACGGTTGAAGTAGTATTCATTATCAACAAAATAGAATAGGATTCCCTGATACTCAAGTTCTTCAATTCCGCAATACTGGTTTCTCCAGCCTACCTGAACTGTAAACTCGCACTTTTTAGACATTTTCTTTTTTAAATCATCTGATATGGAACCATACTTAGGAAGGATAACCCGTACGTCAGTCCCCTGCTTTGCAAGTTCTTTCGGGAGAGAACCAGCTACGTCAGCAAGACCTCCGGATTTAATGAATGGAACACATTCAGAAACAGCAAACAATACTTTCACGAGTTCATCAGCGCTCCTTGTACGGTACCTTTGCGAATAACCAGAGGCATTTCATGTCTTCCCTCAATCCTGGCACCGGATTCTACCTTAACATCTTTATCTAAAATAACGGAGTCTAAAACACAGTTTTCTCCAATTTGGGTTTTTTGCATAATTATGCAGTTTTTCACGACTGAGCCTTTGCCAATTTTTACCCCGCGGGAGATAATGCTGTTCTCGACTGTCCCTTCAATCATGCATCCATTCGCAATCATTGAATTCTTTGCACTCGCACCTTTCATATAACGGGTTGGCGGTTCATCCTTTACTTTTGTATAAATCGGCTGGCTGCGCAGAAAAATATTTTTCCATGCCTCCGATTCCAATAGGCCCATGCTGGCAGCAAAGTAATTTTCAATGGAATCAATCATGACGGCCAAACCGGCATATTCATAATTGCATATCGTGTAGGAATGATGGATGTCTGTAACGACATCACTCATGCATGTGTATCCAGTTTCGTTTCTATTTTCTATTAAGCTAATGAGCAGCGAAGTTTTTACAAGGTACATTTCAAGGGAGCGCCCATCCTGCCGAACAACTGTAATATCACACCCCGTCATAATATGTCTATCCAGAACAGGCCTGAAATCCATATTAAAAACGGTAAAACAGTTTGAGATCAATGCATACTCCTGTTTGCTGCGATAAAAATAATCCAAATTAGCAGCAAAGTGATTGAAAGATCCAATTCCTTTACTTGGACTATCCAGCAAAGGAGATGGGAAAAAGAATAGCCCATCCCTTTTTCTGTTTAGGTCCCAGTTTTTCCCCGAACCAAGATGATCCATTAAAGAGCGGTATTGATACTTCGGAAATATGGCAACACTTTCAATATCCGAGTTGACCATATTGGAGAGAACAAAATCGATTAGCCTATAGCGGCCTGCAAACGGAACAGCTGCGAGCGACCTGTGTACTGTCAATTCCTCTAAATCTTCATGGTAGGTTGTTGCGTCTATCACACCAAGCATTCTCTTCTTCATGACATTCCCTCCCGTTTTATTGGCCAGGCGCCGTTTTGGCATCCAGGCTGTAAATTAAGAACAAATTCCCTGTATCATTTCCTGTGTTATCAGAATAATTTCATCATCTTCTTCGGAAGCACTAATCACAACGCCATCAGGTATGTTCATTCCGCTTGGCACAATAGCCTTTTCAATATAGACATTTTCACCAATTACAGCATCAGGCATGATGACCGATTCACGGATGACAGTATTCTTCCCAACCAGAACCCCTTGAAATAGCACTGACTTTTCAACTTCCCCTTCAATTGTACAGCCTTCATTTATCAAAGACTCTGCAACCTCTGCTTGAGTTGAAATAAACTGTGGAGGATGATTCGGATTCACCGAATAGATCCGCCAATCATGATCAAAAAGATTCAGCTCGCATTCATCATCCAATAAATCCATATTTGCTTCCCACAGGCTCTTTACTGTACCGACATCCTTCCAATAGCCATTGAACGGGTAAGCGAACAGCTTTTTATTTTCATCAAGCATTAGTGGGATAATATCCTTCCCAAAGTCATGACTTGATTCCGGATTGCGGTCATCCATTTCCAGATATTCCTTTAAAACAGACCAATTAAAAATATATATTCCCATGGAGGCCAGATTATTTTTTGGATATGCTGGTTTTTCCTCAAATTCTGCGACCCGCATCTCCTCATCCGTGTTCATGATTCCGAACCTGCTTGCCTCCGGCCAAGGCACTTCAATTACAGAAATAGTGGCATCCGCGCCTTTTTCAATATGATAATTCAGCATCAGCTCATAATTCATTTTATAAATATGATCACCGGATAAAATCAGGACATATTCAGGATCATACTGCTTTAGATAATTGAGGTTCTGATAAATAGCACTCGCTGTTCCCGTATACCACTTGACTTCCGATGATTCGCTGTAAGGGGGCAGCACTGTCACACCGCCGTT includes:
- a CDS encoding glucose-1-phosphate adenylyltransferase, translating into MGKKKCVAMLLAGGKGSRLSSLTKSLAKPAVPFGGKYRIIDFTLSNCTNSGIDTVGVLTQYQPLVLNSYIGIGSAWDLDRKNGGVTVLPPYSESSEVKWYTGTASAIYQNLNYLKQYDPEYVLILSGDHIYKMNYELMLNYHIEKGADATISVIEVPWPEASRFGIMNTDEEMRVAEFEEKPAYPKNNLASMGIYIFNWSVLKEYLEMDDRNPESSHDFGKDIIPLMLDENKKLFAYPFNGYWKDVGTVKSLWEANMDLLDDECELNLFDHDWRIYSVNPNHPPQFISTQAEVAESLINEGCTIEGEVEKSVLFQGVLVGKNTVIRESVIMPDAVIGENVYIEKAIVPSGMNIPDGVVISASEEDDEIILITQEMIQGICS
- a CDS encoding sugar phosphate nucleotidyltransferase — protein: MKKRMLGVIDATTYHEDLEELTVHRSLAAVPFAGRYRLIDFVLSNMVNSDIESVAIFPKYQYRSLMDHLGSGKNWDLNRKRDGLFFFPSPLLDSPSKGIGSFNHFAANLDYFYRSKQEYALISNCFTVFNMDFRPVLDRHIMTGCDITVVRQDGRSLEMYLVKTSLLISLIENRNETGYTCMSDVVTDIHHSYTICNYEYAGLAVMIDSIENYFAASMGLLESEAWKNIFLRSQPIYTKVKDEPPTRYMKGASAKNSMIANGCMIEGTVENSIISRGVKIGKGSVVKNCIIMQKTQIGENCVLDSVILDKDVKVESGARIEGRHEMPLVIRKGTVQGALMNS
- the glgA gene encoding glycogen synthase GlgA, with amino-acid sequence MKVLFAVSECVPFIKSGGLADVAGSLPKELAKQGTDVRVILPKYGSISDDLKKKMSKKCEFTVQVGWRNQYCGIEELEYQGILFYFVDNEYYFNREKLYGYYDDGERFAYFNRAVLDALQHIDYYPDVIHSHDWHTGMIPFLLRVEYRAKKGYEFIRTVFTIHNLQFQGIMPGSALGDLLGLDYSHFHPDKLEFFGNINFMKGGLVAADKITTVSPTYKDEIQTKYYGEKLHDLLKRRAYDLEGILNGIDDEFYNPEKDPFIKENYAVEKLQIKKENKMHLQKKFSLPVKEEVPLIAMVTRLTKQKGLDLVKCVFHELMQDDIQVLVLGTGDPEFEQFFREMEAGYPDKCKAYIGFDEGLAHEFYAGSDLFLMPSQFEPCGLGQMIAMRYGSIPIVRETGGLNDTVHSYNEDTGEGNGFSFSHFNAHDMLYTIRRAISFYGDSKIWEQIMKNAMGMDNSWAQSAFKYNQLYAGLVSRSESHVF